Proteins from a genomic interval of Lemur catta isolate mLemCat1 chromosome 17, mLemCat1.pri, whole genome shotgun sequence:
- the AAR2 gene encoding protein AAR2 homolog, producing the protein MQMDPELAKCLFFEGATVVILNMPKGTEFGIDYNSWEVGPKFRGVKMIPPGIHFLHYSSVDKANPRDVGPRMGFFLSLRQRGLTVLHWNAVREEVDLSPVPESEVEAMRANLQELDQFLGPYPYATLKKWISLTNFISEATMERLQPESRHICAFSDVLPVLSMKHTKDRAGQNLPRCDTECKSYQEGLARLPEMKPRAGTEIRFSELPKQMFPAGATPAEITRHSMDLSYALETVLSKQFPSNPQDVLGELQFAFVCFLLGNVYEAFEHWKRLLNLLCRSEAAMVKHHGLYSNLISLLYHQLGEIPADFFVDIVSQDNFLTSTLQVFFSSACSVAVDATLRKKAEKFQAHLTKKFRWDFAAEPEDCAPVVVELPEGIETG; encoded by the exons ATGCAGATGGATCCTGAACTAGCCAAGTGCCTCTTCTTTGAAGGGGCCACTGTGGTCATCCTGAACATGCCCAAAGGAACGGAGTTTGGCATTGATTACAActcctgggaggtggggcctaagtTCCGGGGCGTGAAGATGATCCCTCCGGGCATCCACTTCCTCCACTACAGCTCTGTGGACAAGGCCAATCCCAGGGATGTGGGCCCTCGTATGGGCTTCTTCCTTAGCCTGCGGCAGCGGGGGCTGACAGTCCTGCACTGGAATGCAGTCCGGGAAGAGGTAGACCTGTCCCCAGTCCCAGAGTCTGAGGTGGAAGCCATGAGGGCCAATCTCCAGGAGCTGGACCAGTTCCTGGGACCTTACCCATATGCCACACTCAAGAAGTGGATCTCACTCACCAATTTCATCAGTGAGGCCACGATGGAGAGGCTGCAGCCCGAGAGCCGGCATATCTGTGCCTTCTCCGATGTGCTACCCGTGCTCTCCATGAAGCACACCAAGGACCGGGCAGGGCAGAATCTACCCCGCTGTGACACTGAGTGCAAAAGCTACCAAGAGGGCCTGGCTCGACTGCCTGAAATGAAGCCCAGAGCTGGGACAGAGATCCGCTTCTCAGAACTGCCCAAACAGATGTTCCCAGCAGGTGCCACACCAGCAGAGATAACCAGGCACAGCATGGACCTGAGCTATGCCCTCGAGACTGTGCTCAGCAAGCAGTTCCCCAGCAACCCTCAGGATGTGCTTG GTGAACTCCAGTTTGCCTTTGTGTGCTTCCTGCTGGGGAATGTGTACGAGGCATTTGAGCACTGGAAGCGGCTCCTGAACCTCCTGTGCCGGTCGGAAGCAGCCATGGTGAAGCACCATGGCCTCTACAGCAACCTCATCTCCCTCCTCTACCACCAGCTTGGTGAGATCCCTGCCGACTTCTTTGTAGACATTGTTTCCCAAGACAACTTCCTCACCAGCACCTTACAG GTTTTCTTTTCCTCAGCCTGCAGCGTTGCCGTGGATGCCACCCTGAGGAAGAAAGCTGAAAAGTTTCAAGCTCACCTAACCAAGAAGTTCCGGTGGGACTTCGCTGCGGAGCCCGAGGACTGCGCCCCGGTGGTCGTGGAGCTCCCGGAGGGCATCGAGACTGGCTAA